The Enterobacter asburiae sequence CGACCTGGCTTGGCCTGGAGTCGGGGATTAACCTTGGAGCGTGGCGGCTGCGCAATAACAGCACCTGGAGCGACGCTTCCGGCTGGGAGGCCATTGCCAGCACGTTACAACGCGACATCAAAACGCTAAAAAGCCAGCTTGAGATTGGCCAGACGTATACCAACGGCGAGCTTTTTGACAGCGTCCAGATGACCGGCGTGAAGCTGGAAACGGACTCCTCTATGCTGCCCGTCAGCCAGCAGGGCTTTGCGCCAGTCGTGCGCGGTATTGCCAATAGCGATGCGAAAGTCACTATTAAGCAAAACGGCTACATCATTTATCAAACGAACGTCTCGCCGGGGCCGTTTGAGATCCGCGATTTAAGCCAGGTAACATCCGGCGCCGATCTGGAAGTGACTGTCGAAGAGGCGGACGGCAGCGAGCATAGCTTCATCCAGGCCAGCGCCTCGGTGCCGGTGTTGCAGCGGGAAGGTGGTTTTAAGTATTCACTGGCAGCTGGGCGCTATCGCGGTAATGAAGGTGAAGATGAACCGATCTTTGCGCAAGGTACGGCCATCTATGGTCTGCCTTACGGCGTTACGGCGTATACCGGCGCGATGGGGGCGTCCCTGTATCATGCTTTACTGTTGGGGCTCGGCGCCGACCTGGGACACTTCGGCTCGGCATCTGTCGATCTCACCGCCGCGCGTACCGCGTTTGATGACGGACGTGACGATGCCAGCGGCTTATCCTGGCGGGCTCAGTATTCGAAAGATATTCCTGACACGGATACGACCGTGACGCTTGCCAGCTATCGCTACTCCACCTCGGGTTTTTATACCTTTCAGGAAGCTCTCGATCAGCGTGACAGCGAGATCGATGACGGCATTTATACCTACCGCAGAACCAACAACCGCCGTAGCCGCATGCAGCTCAACCTTTCCCAGCGTATTTCAGACTGGGGCTCGGCCTATCTCAACGGCTATCAGCAGGATTACTGGGACATGGACGGCCACGAACGTAGCGTCAGCGCGGGGCTGAGCTCCAGCTGGCGCAATATCACCTGGTCGATAAGCTACAACCTGACCCGCACGCCAGATGCCGATACCGACCGGCAAATGGCGTTGACGGTCAATATTCCCTTATCGAAGTGGCTGCCTGATGCCTGGGCAACCTACAGCGCTAACACCGCCAGCGGTGGGTTTGTTTCGCATCAGGTCGGGCTCGGCGGTACTGCTCTTGAGGACAATAAGCTGAGCTATAACCTCCAGCAGACCTACGCCAGCCAGGATACGGGCTACGGTGGCAGCCTGTCCGGGCGTTACCGCGGCGCTTCCGGTGAAGTGGGGATGGGGTACAGCTACGGCGGCGACAATCGACAGTGGAACTACAGCGCTCAGGGGTCAATCGTTGCTCACGAGCATGGCGTGACGCTGGGGCAACCCGTGCGCGACGCCTTCGCCATTGTGCACATTAAAGATGGCGATAACGTCAAAGTGCAAAACGGACGCGGCATTTCAACCGATCGTTTTGGTAACGCGATCGTTCCCTCCCTGACCGCCTATCGACACAACGTCATTACGGTCAACACTCAGGATCGGGAAGATATTGATATCGACGCGGCGACGAAGGATCTCGTCCCGACGAAAGGCGCCGCGCTGCACGCCACCTTCGATGCCCGCGTTGGACGACGCGCGCTGGTGACCTTGCGCTATGCGGGCAAACCCGTGCCGTTTGGTGCCGTCGTAGCGCTGGATAACACCACTGCCATCGTGGGTGATGACGGTGAGGTTTACCTGACGGGGCTGTCCGGCAAAACCACGTTTAGCGTGCAGTGGGGGGAAGAGCGCGATCGGCAGTGTCAGGGGACGCTGGATATTCCTTCAGAGAGCCCGGCAGGGATCGTCAAAGCAACGGTCAACTGCCATTAACAGAGGTATTTCATGAATTTACGCCGTTCAGTCAACACGTTTCTTGCATCTGTGCTGCTTCTGCTGGCGGGCATCTTTTTCCATTCAGCCCGGGCAGAATGTACCTTTAACGGCAGTTCTGACGTGGATGCCGTGGTGACGTTTCAACTTCCTCCGGTGATTATTGTCCAGCCCGATACGCCCGTCGGCACCGTGATTTATGATGCCAGCGTTGAAAGTAAAGAGGTGTTGGTGGACTGTAGCGGTGAAGCGCAAATTCGGCGCGGATATCTGTATCTGACCGATACCGACGCGCGGGAGGATGTGATGACCGGGGTTTACCAGACCAACGTGCCGGGTATTGGCATCCGTGCGGCATCGTCGAACGAGCAGTTCCCCAGCTACAACGAGGAAGATATCCTCAGGCCGATGCACTATCTGGGATCGACACATGGAAGCTCGCAAAGCAAATCGGTATTTCGTGCCGCCGCACAGCTGGTGGTGACGGGCGATATCCATGAAGGGTATCTCGATACCTCACGATTAACCTCAATGGACATTCTGGGCAACGCGGTGATAGGTGAGATGCGTTTTTCTCCTGCCAGCGTTCGCATTACAACCAACACCTGTAACCTGGTTGACCGAAACATTTATGTGCCGCTGAAAACGGTCAACACCCAGGACTTTAACGGCCAGTACTCAGACATACTCACGGACAGCAGCTTCAGGATTGAAATCACCGACTGTGCGGCGGGCACAAAGGTTGATTATCAGTTTACCAGCGCGGGTTCAACGGGGGTCACGAACGGCAATATTCTCGGCATTGCTGCCGGAGACTCTGCCGCCGATGGCGTCGGCATACAGATCCTTGACCAGAATAATACGGTGCTGCAGTTTGATCAGAACTACACGGCCATAACCAGTACGCAGGACAAAGTCCCTGTCGAGATCCCGCTCAAGGCCCGCTACATCAAGACGGGAGAGATTAAAGCCGGCAAAGTCGACTCTGTCGCGACGTTCGAAGTCTTTTACCGATAATCCATCCTGCCCGCTCCGGCGGGCTTAAACGATCATTTCACTACACTTATTAACCCCCTGTTTTCATCTGGTTAATTCTTAAACCCTTAAATCTTGTAGGGCCGCTTACTGCTTGCTATGCAACCAGCGTTTCGCATATTATTCTGCGGTCATAATAATAATTCTCGTTTACGTTATCATTCACTTTTCCATCAGAGATAAACATGGCGCTTTCCAATACTGCTCAGCCAATTACCACGTCGCTGCGTAAAGTCGCGGCGGTCGTAGCCACAGCGGTTGCCGGCATGTCTACTTACGCACATGCTGCCGAAACCCAGAAAAAAGAAGAAACCATTACGGTAACCGCAGCACCTGCTGCCCAGGAAAGTGCCTGGGGGCCCGCTGCGACTATCGCTGCAAGGCAATCCGCCACCGGCACGAAAACGGATACGCCAATCCAGAAGGTTCCGCAGTCTATTTCTGTGGTGACGGCCGAAGAGATGGCGCTGCACCAGCCGCGCTCGGTGAAAGAAGCCCTGAGCTACACGCCGGGCGTTGCGGTAGGTACGCGCGGTGCGTCTAATACCTATGACTATTTGATCATTCGCGGCTTCGCGGCGGATGGGCAGTCGCAGAATAACTACCTCGACGGCATGAAAATGCAGGGGAACTTCTACAACGACGCGGTAATTGACCCTTACATGCTGGAGCGCGCCGAGATCATGCGCGGTCCGGTTTCCGTTCTGTACGGCAAAAGCAGCCCTGGCGGTTTGCTGAACATGGTCAGTAAGCGCCCGACAACCGAACCGCTGAAAGAGATCCAGTTCAAGGTGGGTACGGACAGCCTGTTCCAGACCGGCTTTGATTTTAGCGATGCGATCGATGATGACGGTGTTTACTCGTACCGTCTGACGGGCGTTGCGCGTTCGAACAATTCGCAACAGGAAGGTAAAGGCGAACAGCGTTATGCCATCGCGCCATCGTTCTCCTGGCGTCCGGATGAGAAGACCACCTTCACATTCCTCTCTTACTTCCAGAACGAGCCTGAAACGGGCTACTACGGTTGGTTGCCAAAAGAGGGGACGGTTGATCCGCTGCCTAACGGCGATCGTCTGCCAACGAACTTCAACGAAGGCGCGAAGAACAACACCTATTCCCGTAACCAGAAGATGGTGGGATACAGCTTCGACCACGAATTCAACGATACCTTTACCGTGCGTCAGAACCTGCGTTATGCGCAGAATAAAACCTCGCAAAACAGCGTCTACGGCTACGGTATGTGTTCTGACCCGCTCTATTCGAGTAATCCGGCATCCAGCCCTTGCGCCAGCATTCCTCAATCGCAGTGGGGCCATACGTTGACTCGCCAGTATGTGATCGATAACGAGAAGCTGGAAAACTTCACTGTCGACACGCAGTTGCAGAGCAAGTTCGCGACGGGTTCGTTCGATCATACGCTCCTGACCGGCGTGGATTTTATGCGCATGCGTAATGACATCGATTCGTGGTTTGGTTATGCCGGTTCCGTAGCTCCCTCTGATATCTATAACCTCGATCGTAGCGATTTCGATTTCGGTTCACATCCTGGGCCGTCAGGTGCTTATCAGGTGCTGAACAAGCAAAAGCAGACCGGTATTTATGCTCAGGATCAGATCGAGTGGGATAAAGTGCTGGTAACGCTGGGTGGCCGATATGACTGGGCCAATCAAGAATCTTACAACCGCGTGACAAATACGACTTCCGAGCGTAATGACACCCAGTTCACCTGGCGTGGCGGTGTTAACTACCTGTTCGATAACGGCGTCACCCCGTACTTTAGCTACAGCGAATCGTTCGAACCGGCTTCTCAGACCGGAGCGAACGGCAACGTCTTTGCACCGTCTAAAGGCAAACAGTACGAAGCGGGCGTGAAATACGTTCCGAACGATCGTCCGATCGTTGTCACCGGCGCGTTGTACCAGCTGACCAAAACCAACAACCTGATGGCCGACCCTGCGGGTTCCTTCTTCTCCGTTGAAGGCGGCGAGATCCGCGCCCGTGGCGTAGAGCTGGAAGCGAAAGCGGCCCTGTCTGCGAGCGTGAACGTTGTCGGTTCTTATACCTACACCGATGCCGAGTACACCACGGACACCAACTACAAAGGCAACACGCCTGCTCAGGTGCCAAAACACATGGCGTCGCTGTGGGGCGATTACACGCTGTTTGATGGTGCACTGTCCGGTCTGACGCTGGGTACCGGCGTGCGTTATACGGGCTCCAGCTATGGCGATCCGGCGAACTCCTTCAAAGTAGGCAGCTACACCGTGGTGGATGCGCTGGTCAGATACGATCTTGCTCGCGTTGGCATGGCTGGCTCTAACGTTGCGCTTCACGTGAACAACCTGTTCGATCGTGAATACGTCGCCAGCTGCTTCAATACCTACGGCTGCTTCTGGGGTGCCGAACGTCAGGTTGTTGCCACCGCGACCTTCCGCTTCTAATCGCTTTTTGGGCACGGTTCGCCGTGCCCTTTTTATTTAAGTTGGCTGACATGCAGGATAATAAAACGCAATCCGACACCACCTTTACGCTCAATCAACTCTCCTTTCGCGTACCCGGGCGCACGCTGCTGCATCCGCTCTCTCTGACGTTTCCGGCCGGTAAAGTGACGGGCCTGATTGGCCACAACGGCTCCGGTAAATCCACGCTGCTCAAGATGCTGGGGCGCCATCAGCCGCCTTCAGAAGGCGCTATTCTGCTGGATGACCAGCCGCTGGAGAGCTGGAGCAGCAAAGCTTTTGCTCGCAAAGTGGCCTATCTGCCGCAGCAGTTGCCTCAGGCGGAAGGGATGACGGTGCGTGAGCTGGTGGCGATTGGGCGTTATCCGTGGCACGGTGCGCTTGGGCGCTTCGGAGTCGCCGACAGAGAAAAAGTGGAAGAGGCGATTGCTCTGGTGGGGCTAAAACCGCTGGCGCACCGTCTGGTGGACAGCCTGTCCGGCGGTGAACGTCAGCGGGCGTGGATTGCGATGCTGGTGGCGCAGGACAGCCGCTGCCTGCTGCTGGATGAACCGACCTCTGCGCTGGATATCGCCCATCAGGTGGACGTGCTGGCGCTGGTGCATCGCTTAAGTCAGCAGCGTGGCCTGACGGTGATCGCGGTCCTGCACGATATCAACATGGCGGCACGCTACTGTGACTACCTCGTCGCGCTGCGCGGCGGCGAAATGATTGCTCAGGGCACGCCGTCTGAACTGATGCGCAGCGAAACGCTGGAACATATTTACGGTATTCCGATGGGGATTTTGCCTCACCCGGCCGGGGCTGCACCGGTGAGCTTCGTATACTGATGCTGGATAACATTTCCCTTAGCCGCCGTCGTCTTCTGACGGCAATGGCGCTCTCACCGCTGCTGTTTAAAATGAATGCGGCGCGCGCTGCCACCGTCGATCCGCACCGCATTGTGGCGCTGGAGTGGCTGCCGGTCGAACTGATGATGGCGCTGGGCGTCACACCGTATGGCGTGGCGGATATTCCAAACTATAACCTCTGGGTGAACGAGCCTAAGCTGCCGGACTCGGTGATCGACATCGGCCTGCGCACGGAGCCAAACCTCGAACTGCTCACTCAGATGAAACCGTCGTTCCTGTTCTGGTCTGCGGGCTACGGTCCGTCAGAAGAGACCATGGCGCGGATTGCGCCCGGGCGCGGTTTTTCCTTCAGCGACGGTAAAAAACCGCTGACCGTGGCGAAAAACTCCATTAACGAGATGGCGCATTTCCTCAACCGCGAGGCGGAGGCCAAAAAGCATCTCGATGACTTCGATGCCCTGATTGCCGCCCTGAAGCCGCGTTTTGCCAACCGGGGAGATCGCCCGCTGCTGATGGTGACGCTGCTGGATGCCCGCCATATGCTGGTCTTCGGTAAAAACTGCCTGTTCCAGGAGGTGCTGGACAGCTTCGGCATTAGCAATGCCTGGGAAGGGGAGATGACCTTCTGGGGAAGCACCGCCGTCGGTATCGATCGTCTGGCGGCGTTTCGCGATGTGGACGTGCTGTGCTTCGACCACGGCAACGAACGCGAGATGCAAACGCTGATGGCGACGCCGCTCTGGCAGGCGATGCCGTTTGTGCGCGAGAAGCGCTTCCAGCGCGCACCTGCAGTATGGTTCTACGGCGCGACGCTGTCGGCCATGCATTTTGCCCGCGTGCTGGATAACGCGCTGGGAGGCAAAGCATGAGTACGCGTATCGCCCGTTTCCCGGTGCTGCTGTTGTTCCTGCTTTTCCTGGTTGCGCTGGCTCTCACCGGGTTCAATCTCTCGACGGCATTACCGCGCGCACAGTGGGGCGCCGCGCTGGCCTCGCCGGATATCGACAATATTCAGCAGATGCTGTTCCACTACAGCCTGCTGCCGCGTCTGGCGATTTCACTGCTGGTCGGGGCCGGTTTAGGGCTGGTGGGCGTGTTGTTCCAGCAGGTGTTGCGTAACCCGCTGGCAGAGCCGACAACCCTGGGCGTCGCGACGGGGGCTCAGCTCGGGATCACGATAACCACGCTCTGGGCGTTACCCGGGGCGTTAACCGCGCAGTTTGCCGCTCTCGCGGGAGCGTGCGTGGTGGGGGCGCTGGTCTTTGGCGTCGCCTGGGGCAAGCGCCTTTCCCCGGTAACGCTGATCCTGGCCGGGCTGGTCGTCAGCCTCTACTGCGGCGCGATTAATCAGCTGCTGGTGCTGTTCCATCACGATCAGCTGCAAAGCATGTTCCTGTGGAGTACCGGTACGCTCACCCAGACCGACTGGAGCGTTGTGCAGCGCCTGTGGCCGCAGCTGGCGGGCGGCGTCGTGCTGACGCTGCTGCTGCTGCGTCCGCTGACGCTCATGGGGCTGGATGATGGCGTGGCGCGCAACCTGGGGCTGGCGCTGTCGCTGGCTCGCCTGGCGGCGCTCACCCTGGCGATTGTGCTCAGTGCTCTGCTGGTTAACGCGGTCGGCATCATCGGGTTTATTGGCCTCTTTGCGCCCCTGCTGGCGAAAATGCTCGGGGCGCGTCGCCTGCTGGCGCGTCTGCTGCTGGCGCCGCTGATTGGCGCGCTGATCCTCTGGCTTTCCGATCAGATCATTCTCTGGCTGGCGCGCGTCTGGATGGAAGTGTCTACGGGGTCGGCAACGGCGCTTATCGGGGCGCCTCTGCTGCTGTGGCTGCTCCCGCGCCTGCGCAGTATCAGCGCGCCGGCGATGGACGCCGGTGATAAGGTCTATGCTGAACGTCAGTCGGTGCTGTGGTTCAGCCTTGCCGGTCTGGCGGTGTTGCTTATCGCCTCGTTTGCCGCCCTCGCGTTTGGGCGCGATGCCGCAGGCTGGCACTGGGCAACGGGTGACTTACTCAATGAACTATTACAATGGCGCTGGCCGCGTATTCTCTCTGCGTTGTTTGCTGGCGTAATGCTGGCGGTCGCTGGCTGTATTATTCAGCGTCTCACCGGCAACCCGATGGCAAGCCCTGAAGTGCTGGGGATCAGCTCCGGCGCTGCTTTTGGCGTGGTGCTGATGCTGTTCCTGGTGCCGGGCAATGCGTTTGGCTGGCTGATGCCTGCCGGAAGTATCGGTGCGGCGGTCACGCTGATGATTATTCTGGTTGCCTCGGGCCGCGGCGGATTTTCTCCACACCGCATGCTGCTGGCCGGTATGGCCCTCAGCACCGCCTTTACCATGCTGCTGATGATGCTACAGGCGAGCGGCGATCCGCGCATGGCGAAGATCCTGACCTGGATTTCCGGCTCAACGTACAACGCCACCGCCAGCCAGGTTGCCTGGTCAGGAAGCGTTATGATCGTGCTGCTGGCAATTGTGCCGCTGTGTCGTCGCTGGATGACCATTTTGCCATTGGGGGGCGAAACCGCGCGTGCGGTTGGCTTAGCGCTGACGCCAACGCGCGTCGCGCTTCTGCTGCTGGCGGCGTGTCTGACGGCAACCGCCACCATGACCATCGGTCCGCTGAGCTTTGTAGGGTTGATGGCACCGCATATCGCCAGAATGATGGGTTTCCGCCGAACGATGCCGCATATTGTGATGTCGGCCCTGACGGGCGGGGTCATTCTGGTGTTTGCCGACTGGTGTGGAAGGATGGTGCTGTTCCCGTATCAGATCCCGGCGGGCCTGCTGTCGACCTTTATCGGAGCGCCGTACTTTATCTATCTGTTGAGAAAGCAGAGTCGGTAATAAAAGTAAACGGCAATCCTTGGATTGCCGTTTTAGTGTTTGCTCCCTCTCCCCGTGGGAGAGGGTTGGGGTGAGGGCACCAGGCCGCACATCTTACAACTTCGCAAACACCTTACGCGCAGCGTCGATGGTGTTATTGATATCTTCTTCGCTGTGCGCCACGGACATAAAGCCCGCTTCGAACGCGGACGGTGCCAGGTACACGCCTTCTTCCAGCATCAGGTGGAAGAAGCGCTTGAAGCGTTCAACGTCGCACTTCACCACGTCCTGGTAGCAGGTCACGGTTTTCGCATCGGTGAAGAAAATCCCGAACATGCCGCCGACGTGGTTAACAACCAGCGGAACCCCCGCTTCTTCTGCGGCTTCCAGCAGACCGTTTGCCAACTGCGTGGTGCGGTCCGTCAGGGTTTCATGAATACCCGGCTGCGCCACTTCGGTCAGACAGGCGAAGCCCGCAGCCATGGCAATTGGGTTACCGGAGAGCGTGCCCGCCTGGTAAACCGGGCCGGTTGGCGCCAGGGCCTCCATCACGTCCTTACGACCACCGAAAGCACCGACCGGCATGCCGCCGCCGATGATTTTGCCGAGGCAGGTCAGGTCCGGCTCAACGCCGTAGTAAGACTGGGCACCCGCCAGCGCCACGCGGAAGCCGGTCATGACTTCATCGATGATCAGCAGCGCGCCGAACTCGTCGCACAGGGCGCGCAGGCCCGGCAGGAAGTCAGGCTGCGGTGGGATGCAGTTCATGTTGCCCGCAACCGGCTCAACGATAATGCAGGCGATTTCCTGCGGATACTGCTCGAACGCCGCGCGAACGGTGTTCAGATCGTTGTAGGTGCAGGTCAGGGTGTGCTTCGCGAAATCCGCAGGTACGCCAGGCGAGTTTGGCTGGCCGAGCGTCAGCGCGCCGGAGCCCGCTTTCACCAGCAGGCAGTCCGCATGGCCGTGGTAGCAGCCTTCGAACTTGATGATTTTGTCGCGACCGGTAAAACCGCGCGCCAGGCGGATGGCGCTCATGGTGGCTTCAGTACCGGAGTTCACCATACGCACCATGTCCATGGTAGGCACCAGTTCGGTCACCAGCTCCGCCATTTTCACTTCCATCTCGGTTGGTGCACCGAAGCTCAGGCCGCGCTGCGCGGCTTCGATGACCGCATTACGAATGGCAGGGTGGTTATGTCCGAGAACCATCGGCCCCCAGGAACCGACGTAATCGATATAGGCTTTGCCATCGACATCATACAGATACGCGCCGTCAGCACGTTCAATAAACAGCGGCGTTCCGCCCACACCGGTAAAGGCGCGAACAGGTGAGTTCACGCCACCTGGGATAAGCTCGCGGGCTGCACTGTAGAGGTTTTCAGACTTGCTCATGGCGTCGTTCCTGGTTCGTATAAAATGATTAAGCACACTATTCTAAGTGATTCGTGGAAGGTTATGAAATTTTTAGCCGGGTAATGCTTTAAGATTTGTTAAGTATTTTTCAGGCGACGCAGGGAAGGTCTCTGGTAAAATCTTCGCGGCTTTTTGTATGATGAATAAGAACAGGACATGAAATCAGATTCTCCGTCTTTTGAAGAACAACAGTTTACGCGCGCCCAGCACCGAATCAGCATTCGGCGGCTGCTCAATCGCGATAAAACGCCGCTGGCGATCCTGCTGGCCGCTGCCGTGGTGGGTACCCTTGCAGGCCTGGTTGGCGTGGCGTTTGAAAAAGCGGTTAATGCCGTACTCAACTGGCGAGTGGGAACCGTAGCCGGTTTCGCCGAGAGCGAATGGCTGGTCTGGGTAGCGGCATTCGGCCTGTCTGCGCTGTTTGCCATGGTGGGGTATTTTCTGGTGCGTAAATTCGCCCCGGAAGCGGGCGGGTCTGGCATTCCGGAAATTGAAGGCGCGCTGGAGGAGCTGCGTCCGGTGCGCTGGTGGAGGGTGATCCCGGTTAAATTCATCGGCGGCATGGGGACGCTGGGCGCGGGGATGGTGCTAGGCCGGGAGGGGCCAACGGTGCAGTTGGGGGGGAACGTCGGCCGCATGGTGGGCGATCTGTTCCGTATGCGTAGCGCCGAGGCGCGCCATACGCTGCTGGCCACCGGTGCAGCGGCGGGGCTTTCTGCGGCATTTAACGCGCCGCTTGCGGGTATTTTGTTCATCATCGAAGAGATGCGCGCGCAGTTCCGCTACAACCTGATCTCCATTAAAGCGGTGTTTACTGGCGTCATTATGTCGAGCATTGTCTTTCGCATCTTTAATGGCGAAGGGGCGGTGATTGAAGTCGGTAAACTGACCAACGCACCGGTGAACACATTGTGGCTATATCTGATCCTCGGCATGATTTTTGGCGTGGTGGGGCCGCTGTTCAATGCCTTTATCTTACGCGCTCAGGATATGTTTCAGCGCGTTCACGGCGGCAATACCACGAAATGGGTGCTGATGGGCGGCCTGCTGGGTGGCATTTGCGGCGTGCTCGGCTTTATCGAACCGAATGCCGCGGGCGGTGGCTTCGGGCTTATTCCCATTGCTGCAGCCGGAAACTTCAGCGTGGGTTTGCTGCTGTTTATGTTTATCTCCCGGGTTATCACGACGGTATTGTGCTTCTCCTCCGGCGCTCCCGGCGGGATTTTTGCCCCGATGCTGGCGCTGGGAACGCTGCTCGGCACCGCGTTTGGTATGGCGGCTGAGGCGGGTTTCCC is a genomic window containing:
- the fhuB gene encoding Fe(3+)-hydroxamate ABC transporter permease FhuB — translated: MSTRIARFPVLLLFLLFLVALALTGFNLSTALPRAQWGAALASPDIDNIQQMLFHYSLLPRLAISLLVGAGLGLVGVLFQQVLRNPLAEPTTLGVATGAQLGITITTLWALPGALTAQFAALAGACVVGALVFGVAWGKRLSPVTLILAGLVVSLYCGAINQLLVLFHHDQLQSMFLWSTGTLTQTDWSVVQRLWPQLAGGVVLTLLLLRPLTLMGLDDGVARNLGLALSLARLAALTLAIVLSALLVNAVGIIGFIGLFAPLLAKMLGARRLLARLLLAPLIGALILWLSDQIILWLARVWMEVSTGSATALIGAPLLLWLLPRLRSISAPAMDAGDKVYAERQSVLWFSLAGLAVLLIASFAALAFGRDAAGWHWATGDLLNELLQWRWPRILSALFAGVMLAVAGCIIQRLTGNPMASPEVLGISSGAAFGVVLMLFLVPGNAFGWLMPAGSIGAAVTLMIILVASGRGGFSPHRMLLAGMALSTAFTMLLMMLQASGDPRMAKILTWISGSTYNATASQVAWSGSVMIVLLAIVPLCRRWMTILPLGGETARAVGLALTPTRVALLLLAACLTATATMTIGPLSFVGLMAPHIARMMGFRRTMPHIVMSALTGGVILVFADWCGRMVLFPYQIPAGLLSTFIGAPYFIYLLRKQSR
- the hemL gene encoding glutamate-1-semialdehyde 2,1-aminomutase, whose amino-acid sequence is MSKSENLYSAARELIPGGVNSPVRAFTGVGGTPLFIERADGAYLYDVDGKAYIDYVGSWGPMVLGHNHPAIRNAVIEAAQRGLSFGAPTEMEVKMAELVTELVPTMDMVRMVNSGTEATMSAIRLARGFTGRDKIIKFEGCYHGHADCLLVKAGSGALTLGQPNSPGVPADFAKHTLTCTYNDLNTVRAAFEQYPQEIACIIVEPVAGNMNCIPPQPDFLPGLRALCDEFGALLIIDEVMTGFRVALAGAQSYYGVEPDLTCLGKIIGGGMPVGAFGGRKDVMEALAPTGPVYQAGTLSGNPIAMAAGFACLTEVAQPGIHETLTDRTTQLANGLLEAAEEAGVPLVVNHVGGMFGIFFTDAKTVTCYQDVVKCDVERFKRFFHLMLEEGVYLAPSAFEAGFMSVAHSEEDINNTIDAARKVFAKL
- the fhuD gene encoding Fe(3+)-hydroxamate ABC transporter substrate-binding protein FhuD gives rise to the protein MLDNISLSRRRLLTAMALSPLLFKMNAARAATVDPHRIVALEWLPVELMMALGVTPYGVADIPNYNLWVNEPKLPDSVIDIGLRTEPNLELLTQMKPSFLFWSAGYGPSEETMARIAPGRGFSFSDGKKPLTVAKNSINEMAHFLNREAEAKKHLDDFDALIAALKPRFANRGDRPLLMVTLLDARHMLVFGKNCLFQEVLDSFGISNAWEGEMTFWGSTAVGIDRLAAFRDVDVLCFDHGNEREMQTLMATPLWQAMPFVREKRFQRAPAVWFYGATLSAMHFARVLDNALGGKA
- the fhuC gene encoding Fe3+-hydroxamate ABC transporter ATP-binding protein FhuC, with product MQDNKTQSDTTFTLNQLSFRVPGRTLLHPLSLTFPAGKVTGLIGHNGSGKSTLLKMLGRHQPPSEGAILLDDQPLESWSSKAFARKVAYLPQQLPQAEGMTVRELVAIGRYPWHGALGRFGVADREKVEEAIALVGLKPLAHRLVDSLSGGERQRAWIAMLVAQDSRCLLLDEPTSALDIAHQVDVLALVHRLSQQRGLTVIAVLHDINMAARYCDYLVALRGGEMIAQGTPSELMRSETLEHIYGIPMGILPHPAGAAPVSFVY
- a CDS encoding fimbrial biogenesis outer membrane usher protein encodes the protein MSSSLLHKQVLSGIALALLAAIQPASADDEFNLRILELDTPLENTSTLQNFINDNGLLAGSYLTTVMWDRDVVDKRPIAFVLSDDKQRLLPELTKADLRDYGVKVDAIPDLKDLDDGAYVRDISHFIENARYEYNQDDQTLKLVIPQVYRDHAAAGAIRPKFWDDGAPAAWTSYQLSGSQQHYSSGKTSSTWLGLESGINLGAWRLRNNSTWSDASGWEAIASTLQRDIKTLKSQLEIGQTYTNGELFDSVQMTGVKLETDSSMLPVSQQGFAPVVRGIANSDAKVTIKQNGYIIYQTNVSPGPFEIRDLSQVTSGADLEVTVEEADGSEHSFIQASASVPVLQREGGFKYSLAAGRYRGNEGEDEPIFAQGTAIYGLPYGVTAYTGAMGASLYHALLLGLGADLGHFGSASVDLTAARTAFDDGRDDASGLSWRAQYSKDIPDTDTTVTLASYRYSTSGFYTFQEALDQRDSEIDDGIYTYRRTNNRRSRMQLNLSQRISDWGSAYLNGYQQDYWDMDGHERSVSAGLSSSWRNITWSISYNLTRTPDADTDRQMALTVNIPLSKWLPDAWATYSANTASGGFVSHQVGLGGTALEDNKLSYNLQQTYASQDTGYGGSLSGRYRGASGEVGMGYSYGGDNRQWNYSAQGSIVAHEHGVTLGQPVRDAFAIVHIKDGDNVKVQNGRGISTDRFGNAIVPSLTAYRHNVITVNTQDREDIDIDAATKDLVPTKGAALHATFDARVGRRALVTLRYAGKPVPFGAVVALDNTTAIVGDDGEVYLTGLSGKTTFSVQWGEERDRQCQGTLDIPSESPAGIVKATVNCH
- the fhuA gene encoding ferrichrome porin FhuA: MALSNTAQPITTSLRKVAAVVATAVAGMSTYAHAAETQKKEETITVTAAPAAQESAWGPAATIAARQSATGTKTDTPIQKVPQSISVVTAEEMALHQPRSVKEALSYTPGVAVGTRGASNTYDYLIIRGFAADGQSQNNYLDGMKMQGNFYNDAVIDPYMLERAEIMRGPVSVLYGKSSPGGLLNMVSKRPTTEPLKEIQFKVGTDSLFQTGFDFSDAIDDDGVYSYRLTGVARSNNSQQEGKGEQRYAIAPSFSWRPDEKTTFTFLSYFQNEPETGYYGWLPKEGTVDPLPNGDRLPTNFNEGAKNNTYSRNQKMVGYSFDHEFNDTFTVRQNLRYAQNKTSQNSVYGYGMCSDPLYSSNPASSPCASIPQSQWGHTLTRQYVIDNEKLENFTVDTQLQSKFATGSFDHTLLTGVDFMRMRNDIDSWFGYAGSVAPSDIYNLDRSDFDFGSHPGPSGAYQVLNKQKQTGIYAQDQIEWDKVLVTLGGRYDWANQESYNRVTNTTSERNDTQFTWRGGVNYLFDNGVTPYFSYSESFEPASQTGANGNVFAPSKGKQYEAGVKYVPNDRPIVVTGALYQLTKTNNLMADPAGSFFSVEGGEIRARGVELEAKAALSASVNVVGSYTYTDAEYTTDTNYKGNTPAQVPKHMASLWGDYTLFDGALSGLTLGTGVRYTGSSYGDPANSFKVGSYTVVDALVRYDLARVGMAGSNVALHVNNLFDREYVASCFNTYGCFWGAERQVVATATFRF
- a CDS encoding fimbrial protein, which translates into the protein MNLRRSVNTFLASVLLLLAGIFFHSARAECTFNGSSDVDAVVTFQLPPVIIVQPDTPVGTVIYDASVESKEVLVDCSGEAQIRRGYLYLTDTDAREDVMTGVYQTNVPGIGIRAASSNEQFPSYNEEDILRPMHYLGSTHGSSQSKSVFRAAAQLVVTGDIHEGYLDTSRLTSMDILGNAVIGEMRFSPASVRITTNTCNLVDRNIYVPLKTVNTQDFNGQYSDILTDSSFRIEITDCAAGTKVDYQFTSAGSTGVTNGNILGIAAGDSAADGVGIQILDQNNTVLQFDQNYTAITSTQDKVPVEIPLKARYIKTGEIKAGKVDSVATFEVFYR